A single window of Pyrus communis chromosome 10, drPyrComm1.1, whole genome shotgun sequence DNA harbors:
- the LOC137748697 gene encoding subtilisin-like protease SBT1.1 translates to MVIIRTCLLFLVFMATTKTALMKEQTYIVHMDKAKITDSDHQRYYKSVIDSITTLSSQEEEENKPPTPQLLYTYETAVSGFAAKLSVSQLRSLNRIDGFLSATPDELLTLHTTHTPQFLGLQNGKGLWSASNLASDVIIGFVDTGIWPEHVTFHDTGISPVPFRWKGTCEEGTKFSVSNCNKKLVGARALFKGYEGIIGRINETEEYRSPRDSRGHGTHTASTSAGNLVSQASLFGLAKGSASGMKRTARIAAYKACWQFGCANSDVMAAIDSAVADGVDILSLSLGGTSRPFYRDNIAITTFGAVRNGVSVSCSAGNSGPSASSVINGAPWIMTVAASYTDRRFPTVVKLGNGQIFIGTSLYSGEKTKQLPLVYNRTAGNSLGAEFCFEGALVKKLVKGKIVVCESGLYMPAGTGEKVKKAGGAGLLLLNSDAEGEELIADPHILPAASLGSSAAKAIRQYVMSSKKPSASLVFQGSVYGNTAPMMAAFSSRGPSSAGPDVIKPDVTAPGVNILAAWPPKPSPSMLKSDKRSVPFNIISGTSMSCPHVSGLASLLKSEHNNWSPAEIKSALMTTAYTINNKRSPISDVGSNSSQPASPFAFGSGHVDPESAADPGLVYDITTEDYLLYLCSLNYNSSQIALFSNGVNFTCPGTSVVQSGDLNYPSFSVIFDQHRRKTSVTYKRTAKNVGSIPSTYAVQVKEPAGVSVSVEPKTLSFKKMGEKMSYKVRFVALGGATSTNSSFGSLTLVAEKYRVRSPIAVLWL, encoded by the coding sequence ATGGTCATAATTAGAACATGCTTGCTGTTCTTAGTCTTCATGGCTACAACAAAAACCGCTTTAATGAAAGAACAGACATACATAGTTCACATGGACAAGGCGAAAATCACGGACTCAGATCACCAACGGTACTACAAATCTGTGATCGATTCTATCACCACACTCTCATctcaagaagaagaggaaaacaaACCACCAACTCCTCAGCTCCTTTACACTTATGAAACTGCTGTTTCAGGTTTTGCAGCAAAGCTATCAGTCTCTCAACTCCGATCCTTGAACCGAATAGATGGTTTCCTCTCTGCGACACCTGATGAACTGCTAACTCTCCACACCACACACACTCCTCAGTTTCTTGGCTTACAAAACGGCAAAGGACTTTGGAGTGCTTCTAACTTGGCCTCGGACGTGATTATTGGCTTTGTCGATACAGGGATCTGGCCAGAACATGTTACCTTCCATGACACAGGCATTTCCCCGGTGCCCTTTCGTTGGAAAGGCACTTGTGAGGAAGGCACAAAGTTCTCAGTTTCAAATTGCAACAAAAAGCTTGTTGGTGCAAGAGCCTTATTCAAAGGGTATGAGGGCATTATTGGCAGAATCAACGAAACAGAAGAGTATCGATCTCCTCGTGATTCAAGAGGGCACGGAACTCACACTGCTTCCACTTCAGCTGGAAACCTTGTAAGCCAAGCTAGCTTATTTGGTTTGGCCAAGGGCTCAGCCAGCGGTATGAAGCGTACTGCGAGAATCGCAGCCTATAAGGCCTGCTGGCAATTCGGATGTGCCAACTCTGATGTAATGGCTGCAATTGACAGTGCTGTTGCAGATGGGGTAGACATTTTGTCACTCTCTTTGGGAGGCACTTCTAGGCCTTTTTACAGAGACAATATTGCTATTACTACATTTGGAGCAGTTCGAAATGGAGTTTCTGTTTCATGCTCTGCAGGCAATTCAGGCCCTTCTGCTTCAAGTGTTATCAACGGTGCACCTTGGATTATGACTGTTGCAGCAAGCTACACTGACAGGCGTTTCCCAACAGTTGTGAAGCTCGGGAATGGGCAGATTTTCATAGGGACGTCTCTGTATTCAGGTGAAAAAACTAAGCAATTGCCACTAGTGTATAACAGAACCGCAGGTAATAGCCTAGGAGCTGAGTTTTGCTTTGAGGGTGCACTGGTCAAGAAGCTTGTAAAAGGAAAGATTGTGGTTTGTGAGAGCGGATTATACATGCCAGCAGGAACTGGAGAGAAGGTGAAGAAGGCAGGGGGAGCCGGACTGCTCTTACTCAACAGTGACGCCGAAGGAGAGGAACTTATTGCTGATCCTCACATTTTGCCTGCCGCTTCTCTTGGATCTTCGGCTGCAAAAGCCATCAGACAATATGTGATGTCATCAAAGAAACCATCGGCTTCGCTTGTGTTCCAAGGTTCAGTCTATGGCAACACTGCGCCTATGATGGCAGCATTTTCGTCGAGAGGACCAAGTTCAGCTGGACCAGATGTGATCAAACCTGATGTGACTGCACCGGGTGTGAACATTTTGGCTGCCTGGCCACCCAAGCCTAGCCCAAGCATGCTCAAAAGCGATAAGAGAAGCGTGCCGTTTAATATAATCTCAGGCACTTCAATGTCCTGCCCTCATGTTAGTGGCTTAGCCTCTCTTCTCAAGTCGGAACATAATAATTGGTCACCTGCAGAAATCAAATCGGCACTAATGACCACAGCTTATACCATAAACAACAAGCGTTCTCCAATTTCTGATGTTGGCTCGAATAGTTCTCAACCAGCTAGCCCTTTTGCATTTGGTTCGGGGCACGTTGATCCAGAAAGTGCTGCTGATCCAGGCCTAGTTTATGACATCACCACTGAAGACTATCTGCTTTACCTCTGCAGCTTAAACTACAACTCTTCCCAAATAGCTCTTTTCTCCAATGGGGTTAATTTCACTTGTCCTGGTACTTCAGTTGTTCAGTCTGGCGACTTGAATTACCCTTCGTTCTCCGTAATTTTCGACCAACATAGAAGGAAGACGAGTGTGACATACAAGAGGACAGCGAAAAATGTCGGTAGCATTCCTAGTACTTATGCAGTGCAAGTGAAAGAACCTGCTGGAGTTTCAGTGAGTGTTGAGCCTAAAACCTTGAGTTTTAAAAAGATGGGTGAAAAAATGAGCTACAAAGTGAGATTTGTTGCCTTGGGTGGAGCAACTTCAACCAATTCTTCCTTTGGATCTTTAACTTTGGTGGCTGAGAAATATAGAGTTAGAAGTCCCATAGCAGTACTCTGGCTATAA
- the LOC137748698 gene encoding subtilisin-like protease SBT4.14 produces the protein MYKNKRNQFVRQLSAKPTLNLASMWSKKISSSFLLLFLLHLILVGVVCVKGDDQKKFYIVYLGAHPVNNEDSAASHTHMKILSSVKGSYADAQESMVYSYKKSFDAFAAKLSSNEAKKLERMDEVLSVIPNRYHKLHTTRSWDFIGLPQKARRNLKTESDIIVGLLDTGITPESKSFKGDGLGPPPAKWKGTCGHFANFSGCNNKIIGANYFKLDGNPDPADILSPLDVNGHGTHTSSTLAGNQVPNANLFGLAKGTARGAVPSARVAMYKVCWASSGCSDMDILAAYDAAIHDGVDVISVSIGGGGSSYVSDIIAIGAFHAIKKGIITVASAGNDGPNLGSVLNHAPWLVTVAASGIDRDFISKVHLGNGKDVSGVGVSTFSPKKNLYPIVSGVDVAQSSQTKEGARFCVQDTLDPGKVKGKLVFCKLGSWGADSVVKGIGGAGVIIEDDQFLDAAQIFMAPGTMVNSTIGDIIDEYIHTTRSPSAVIYKSQQTKKRAPFIASFSSRGPNQGSNRILKPDIAAPGVDILASYTLRKSLTGLAGDTQFSEFTLMSGTSMACPHVAGVAAYVKSFHPNWSPAAIRSAILTTAKPMSQRVTGDAEFAYGAGQVNPAKAVNPGLVYDMDEILSYIQFLCHEGYKGSSLAPLVGSKTLNCSSLLPGQGYDALNYPTMQLSLISNKQPTVGVFRRTVTNVGPAKSIYNATVRAPKGVEITVKPMSLSFSSTLEKKTFQVVVKANPMTSMRMVSGSLGWKSTRYTVRSPIVIYSP, from the exons ATGTATAAAAACAAGAGGAACCAATTTGTGAGGCAGCTGAGTGCAAAGCCAACACTAAATCTTGCAAGCATGTGGAGCAAGAAAATTAgttcttcctttcttcttctttttcttcttcatttgatcTTAGTAGGCGTTGTTTGTGTAAAAGGAGATGACCAAAAG AAGTTTTACATTGTGTACTTGGGAGCTCATCCTGTGAATAATGAGGACTCTGCAGCTTCCCATACGCATATGAAAATCCTCTCATCTGTCAAAGGAAG CTATGCTGATGCTCAAGAGTCCATGGTTTATAGCTATAAAAAGAGCTTCGATGCCTTTGCTGCCAAGCTTTCTAGCAATGAAGCCAAAAAATTAGAAA GAATGGACGAGGTTCTCTCCGTGATTCCTAATAGGTATCACAAGCTACACACAACAAGATCATGGGATTTCATTGGGTTACCACAAAAAGCTAGAcgaaatttgaagactgaaagTGACATAATTGTTGGTCTCCTTGATACAG GAATTACTCCAGAGTCCAAAAGCTTTAAGGGAGATGGATTAGGTCCTCCACCAGCAAAGTGGAAAGGAACTTGTGGCCACTTCGCCAATTTTTCTGGATGCAACAA CAAGATCATAGGTGCCAATTACTTCAAGCTTGATGGCAATCCAGACCCAGCTGACATCTTATCTCCCTTAGATGTGAACGGCCATGGGACTCATACCTCATCAACCTTAGCAGGCAACCAGGTCCCCAACGCCAACCTCTTCGGCCTAGCCAAGGGCACTGCACGAGGTGCAGTGCCCTCGGCTAGGGTGGCCATGTACAAAGTATGCTGGGCTAGCAGTGGCTGTTCAGACATGGACATCCTAGCAGCGTATGATGCTGCCATACATGACGGCGTCGATGTCATATCAGTTTCTATTGGTGGAGGGGGTTCAAGTTATGTGTCGGACATTATAGCAATAGGTGCATTTCATGCCATTAAGAAGGGTATTATTACTGTGGCCTCGGCTGGAAATGATGGACCAAATTTGGGAAGTGTTCTTAATCATGCACCATGGTTGGTAACTGTGGCTGCCAGTGGGATTGATAGGGATTTCATTAGCAAAGTTCATCTGGGCAATGGAAAGGATGTCTCA GGGGTTGGAGTGAGCACGTTCAGTCCAAAGAAAAACTTATACCCTATTGTTAGTGGGGTTGATGTAGCACAAAGCTCTCAGACCAAGGAAGGTGCAAG GTTCTGTGTTCAGGATACATTAGACCCCGGAAAGGTAAAGGGCAAGCTTGTTTTCTGCAAACTCGGATCTTGGGGCGCAGATTCTGTGGTTAAAGGAATTGGAGGGGCTGGCGTTATAATTGAAGATGATCAGTTTCTTGATGCTGCTCAAATATTCATGGCTCCAGGAACCATGGTCAATTCTACAATCGGAGATATCATAGATGAGTACATTCACACAACAAG ATCACCATCAGCAGTGATATACAAGtctcaacaaacaaagaaacgtGCTCCGTTTATTGCTTCGTTCTCCTCCCGGGGTCCAAATCAAGGATCCAACCGCATCCTCAAG CCTGATATTGCAGCACCTGGGGTTGACATCTTGGCGTCTTATACTCTTAGGAAGTCGCTCACTGGATTGGCAGGTGACACACAATTTTCAGAATTTACACTCATGTCTGGAACTTCCATGGCATGCCCGCACGTTGCTGGAGTAGCAGCATACGTAAAGTCATTCCACCCGAATTGGTCACCGGCTGCAATTAGATCTGCCATCTTGACCACAG CAAAACCAATGAGCCAGCGGGTGACCGGCGACGCAGAATTCGCCTATGGTGCCGGTCAAGTGAACCCGGCTAAAGCTGTTAACCCGGGCCTAGTCTATGACATGGATGAAATATTGTCCTACATTCAGTTCCTCTGCCATGAAGGCTACAAAGGGTCCTCATTAGCCCCTTTGGTGGGCTCAAAAACCCTGAACTGCTCCTCATTGCTTCCTGGTCAAGGCTATGATGCTCTGAACTATCCCACCATGCAGCTCAGCTTGATAAGCAACAAGCAACCAACAGTTGGTGTTTTCAGAAGAACTGTCACCAATGTGGGCCCTGCAAAATCCATCTACAATGCCACTGTTAGAGCACCAAAAGGAGTTGAAATCACTGTGAAGCCCATGAGTCTGTCTTTCTCCAGCACCTTGGAAAAGAAGACCTTCCAAGTTGTGGTAAAGGCGAACCCTATGACCAGTATGCGGATGGTATCCGGCTCGCTCGGATGGAAAAGCACTCGATACACCGTGAGGAGTCCCATTGTGATTTACAGTCCATGA